GTGAAAATGAGCTGAACGTGCAACAATACCAAGCGGATACATCAAGCAAGGAAAGCTAACGCTAGAAAGTTGCAGTTAAGCATAATAAGCTCTGATTTCTGCATTCAAAACAAAGGCCGTAATATCGATATTACGGCCTTTATTATTTTGCAGGAGTGTCTGTTTTTATCTAGTAAATTCTTAGTTAATGTTACTGAGATTTATTTAGCTCAAATAACACCTGACCTTGTGCATCAAGTAGGTACAGTTTGGTTTTAGCAAATTGATATTGGCTGACCTTAGGCAGTGAGTCCATGAACATCCGCTCTTGCTTCACTAGCCCATCAACACAAGCTTTACGGGTGCTGCCAAGACTTTGTAGAGTTAATTGCGTCTGTTGATACTCATACCTGCCGCTAAAACGATTACAGCTATTATTGCCTGACAGTTGGCCGTCTTGTTCGAATGTGATTCTAGGCTTGCTGTAGGATGCAACTGGCTCACCTGCAATATCTGTTACAGACCATTGTCCAGACAAGGTTTCAAATAGCTGCTCGGCATTAACTGCAGTAGGTTGGTTTGAGCACGCT
This DNA window, taken from Shewanella maritima, encodes the following:
- a CDS encoding META domain-containing protein; this translates as MIKQFLAVSGLVVALTACSNQPTAVNAEQLFETLSGQWSVTDIAGEPVASYSKPRITFEQDGQLSGNNSCNRFSGRYEYQQTQLTLQSLGSTRKACVDGLVKQERMFMDSLPKVSQYQFAKTKLYLLDAQGQVLFELNKSQ